A genomic window from Streptomyces sp. WMMC940 includes:
- a CDS encoding TAXI family TRAP transporter solute-binding subunit gives MLPALSRISRRRALQGSAALAVVCGLLLWWLLPMDDSSPSGRLTFSTGVQSGVYQRYGNLLKHALAHDLPKVSIELRKSEGSQQNLARVASGEADFTIATADAVAKYKRDGRPGADRLRGCARLYDDYVQLVVPQGSPVETPADLRGKRVGVGQDRSGVRLIADRVLTAAGLDARQDVEPVSAGLDTLPGRLERGELDAFFWSGGLPTGTIQKLSERFPVRLVPVGDRLIGRVHATGDATRHYHSAVIPAEAYPRMGARSPVQTVAVANLLVTTDRADPELTERFTRTVIRSRDRIGRVVHPAQLVDLRTAIYTDPLPLHEGARRYYSSVKP, from the coding sequence ATGCTCCCCGCTCTGTCCCGAATCAGCCGGCGCCGCGCCCTGCAGGGCTCCGCCGCGCTGGCCGTCGTGTGCGGGCTGCTGCTGTGGTGGCTGCTGCCGATGGACGACAGCAGCCCGAGCGGCCGGCTCACGTTCAGCACGGGCGTGCAGAGCGGCGTGTACCAGCGGTACGGAAACCTCCTCAAGCACGCCCTGGCCCACGACCTGCCGAAGGTCTCGATAGAACTCCGCAAGAGCGAGGGCTCCCAGCAGAACCTCGCCCGGGTGGCGAGCGGTGAGGCCGACTTCACGATCGCGACCGCCGACGCGGTGGCGAAGTACAAGCGCGACGGCAGGCCCGGCGCCGACCGGCTGCGCGGCTGCGCACGACTGTACGACGACTACGTACAGCTCGTCGTGCCCCAGGGCTCGCCCGTGGAGACCCCGGCCGATCTGCGCGGCAAACGGGTCGGCGTCGGCCAGGACCGCTCCGGTGTCCGTCTCATAGCGGACCGGGTGCTCACGGCCGCGGGCCTGGACGCCCGCCAGGACGTCGAACCGGTGTCCGCCGGCCTCGACACCTTGCCGGGACGGCTGGAACGGGGCGAACTGGACGCCTTCTTCTGGTCGGGAGGGCTGCCGACCGGCACGATCCAGAAGCTCTCGGAACGTTTTCCCGTACGGCTGGTCCCGGTCGGCGACAGGCTCATCGGCCGCGTCCACGCGACGGGCGACGCGACGCGCCACTACCACTCGGCGGTGATCCCGGCCGAGGCCTATCCGCGTATGGGCGCCAGGTCCCCGGTGCAGACCGTCGCCGTGGCCAATCTGCTCGTCACGACGGACCGGGCGGACCCGGAGCTGACCGAGCGGTTCACCCGGACCGTGATCAGGAGCCGGGACCGCATCGGCCGTGTGGTCCACCCGGCGCAGCTCGTGGACCTGCGGACGGCGATCTACACGGACCCGCTGCCGCTCCACGAAGGCGCCCGCCGCTACTACAGCTCGGTGAAGCCGTAG
- a CDS encoding sensor histidine kinase, which produces MRTRLLPLLIVLMAGVLLALGFPLAVSLAAAEQQQVVVDRLDDTARFAAQAQFVTEGVPGRDERHTTLEEELTRYNDVYGIHAGVFHRSGAAMARAPWHWEVPETGVGRQAFAEALLGRRSHDPPQVWPWQQDGRIVVASPVVRDGDVVAVVVTDSPTGQLRSRILRGWLIIVAGESAAMLVAVGAAFRLTGWVLRPVRILDAATHGIATGRMNSRVAVAGGPPELQRLARSFNEMADNVELVLEQQRAFVADASHQLRNPLAALLLRIELLALELPEGNEEIASVRTEGKRLARVLDDLLDLALAEHASADIRLTDIGELAAERVAAWRPLAEEKGVRLNGRGPAVTAWADPIALSSALDAVIDNALKFTPEGEEVTVTASADGTTSTVVVADGGPGLTEEELARIGDRFWRSGRHQNVKGSGLGLSITRALLSAGGGSIAYAHNEPRGLRVTVALPRHPPTA; this is translated from the coding sequence TTGCGTACCCGCCTTCTCCCGCTCCTCATCGTCCTCATGGCGGGCGTCCTGCTCGCCCTGGGCTTCCCGCTCGCGGTGAGCCTGGCGGCGGCCGAGCAGCAGCAGGTGGTGGTCGACCGGCTGGACGACACGGCACGGTTCGCCGCCCAGGCCCAGTTCGTCACGGAGGGGGTGCCGGGCCGGGACGAGCGCCACACCACCCTCGAAGAGGAACTGACCCGCTACAACGACGTGTACGGGATCCACGCGGGCGTCTTCCACCGCAGCGGTGCCGCGATGGCCCGGGCCCCCTGGCACTGGGAGGTCCCGGAGACGGGGGTGGGCCGCCAGGCGTTCGCCGAGGCCCTGCTCGGCCGCCGCAGCCACGATCCGCCGCAGGTCTGGCCCTGGCAGCAGGACGGCCGGATCGTGGTCGCCTCGCCGGTGGTGCGCGACGGCGACGTCGTCGCGGTCGTCGTCACCGACTCGCCCACGGGGCAACTGCGCTCTCGCATCCTGCGCGGATGGCTGATCATCGTGGCCGGCGAGTCCGCGGCGATGCTCGTCGCCGTGGGCGCGGCGTTCCGGCTCACCGGCTGGGTGCTGCGGCCGGTGCGCATCCTCGACGCCGCCACCCACGGCATCGCGACCGGCCGGATGAACTCCCGGGTCGCCGTGGCCGGAGGCCCACCGGAACTCCAACGTCTGGCGCGGTCGTTCAACGAGATGGCCGACAACGTCGAGCTGGTGCTGGAGCAGCAGCGCGCCTTCGTCGCCGACGCCTCGCACCAACTCCGCAACCCCCTCGCCGCCCTGCTGCTGAGGATCGAGCTCCTCGCCCTCGAACTGCCGGAGGGCAACGAGGAGATCGCCTCCGTGCGCACGGAGGGCAAGCGGCTCGCGCGGGTCCTGGACGATCTGCTCGACCTGGCCCTGGCCGAGCACGCCTCCGCCGACATCCGGCTCACCGACATCGGTGAGCTGGCGGCCGAGCGGGTCGCCGCCTGGCGTCCGCTCGCGGAGGAGAAGGGCGTCCGGCTCAACGGCCGCGGTCCGGCCGTCACCGCCTGGGCCGACCCGATCGCGCTCTCCAGCGCCCTGGACGCCGTGATCGACAACGCGCTGAAGTTCACGCCAGAGGGGGAGGAGGTCACGGTCACGGCCTCGGCCGACGGCACGACCTCCACGGTCGTGGTCGCCGACGGCGGCCCCGGGCTCACGGAGGAGGAACTCGCCCGGATCGGGGACCGCTTCTGGCGCAGCGGCCGCCACCAGAATGTGAAGGGCTCCGGCCTCGGACTCTCCATAACCCGCGCGCTGCTCTCCGCGGGCGGCGGCTCGATCGCGTACGCGCACAACGAACCGCGCGGACTGCGGGTGACGGTCGCACTGCCGCGCCACCCGCCGACGGCCTGA
- a CDS encoding response regulator transcription factor — protein sequence MRLLLVEDDNHVAAALSAVLARHGFQVTHARNGEEALQAVLPAAAEGRAPFGVVLLDLGLPDQDGYQVCGKIRKLTTTPVIMVTARGDVRSRIHGLNLGADDYVVKPYDTGELLARIHAVSRRTAPGEEAPRASDSALRLGAVIIELSTRRVSVDGADVQLTRKEFDLLALLAQRPGVVFRREQIISEVWRTSWEGTGRTLEVHVASLRSKLRMPALIETVRGVGYRLVDPVA from the coding sequence ATGAGACTTCTGCTTGTCGAGGACGACAACCACGTCGCCGCGGCCCTGTCCGCGGTGCTCGCACGCCACGGCTTCCAGGTCACCCACGCCCGCAACGGCGAGGAGGCGCTGCAGGCCGTGCTCCCGGCGGCCGCCGAGGGCAGGGCTCCCTTCGGGGTCGTCCTGCTCGATCTGGGGCTGCCGGACCAGGACGGTTACCAGGTGTGCGGGAAGATACGGAAGCTCACCACCACACCGGTGATCATGGTCACCGCGCGGGGCGACGTGCGCTCGCGCATCCACGGGCTGAACCTCGGGGCCGACGACTACGTCGTGAAGCCGTATGACACGGGCGAGTTGCTGGCCCGCATCCATGCCGTCAGCCGGCGCACCGCGCCCGGCGAGGAGGCCCCGCGGGCCTCCGACAGCGCGCTCAGGCTCGGCGCGGTCATCATCGAACTGTCCACGCGCCGCGTCAGCGTCGACGGGGCGGACGTCCAGCTGACCCGCAAGGAGTTCGACCTGCTGGCGCTGCTCGCTCAGCGGCCCGGTGTCGTCTTCCGCCGCGAGCAGATCATCAGCGAGGTGTGGCGCACCAGCTGGGAGGGGACCGGTCGGACGCTCGAGGTGCACGTGGCGTCGCTGCGTTCCAAGCTCCGCATGCCCGCCCTCATCGAGACCGTGCGCGGCGTCGGCTACCGCCTGGTCGACCCCGTCGCGTAA
- a CDS encoding amino acid ABC transporter ATP-binding protein gives MSGVSVTKGAEDAVPATTDLVVLSNVNKHFGALHVLQDIDLTIARGEVVVVIGPSGSGKSTLCRTINRLETIDSGSITIDGKPLPDEGRELARLRADVGMVFQSFNLFAHKTVLENVMLGQLKVRRTDKKAAEEKARGLLDRVGVGSQADKYPAQLSGGQQQRVAIARALAMNPKVMLFDEPTSALDPEMINEVLEVMQQLARDGMTMVVVTHEMGFARSAANRVVFMADGKIVEEATPEEFFSNPRSDRAKDFLSKILHH, from the coding sequence ATGAGCGGAGTATCAGTGACCAAGGGCGCCGAGGACGCCGTGCCGGCCACGACGGACCTGGTCGTACTGAGCAACGTCAACAAGCACTTCGGCGCGCTGCATGTACTCCAGGACATCGACCTGACGATCGCGCGCGGCGAGGTCGTGGTGGTCATCGGGCCCTCCGGGTCCGGAAAGTCCACGTTGTGCCGCACGATCAACCGGCTGGAGACGATCGACTCCGGCTCGATCACGATCGACGGAAAGCCGCTGCCCGACGAGGGCCGGGAACTGGCCCGGCTGCGCGCCGATGTCGGCATGGTCTTCCAGTCGTTCAACCTCTTCGCGCACAAGACGGTGCTGGAGAACGTCATGCTGGGCCAGCTGAAGGTCCGCAGGACGGACAAGAAGGCAGCCGAGGAGAAGGCGCGCGGCCTGCTCGACCGGGTGGGCGTCGGCTCGCAGGCCGACAAGTACCCGGCGCAGCTCTCCGGCGGCCAGCAGCAGCGCGTCGCGATCGCCCGGGCGCTCGCGATGAACCCCAAGGTCATGCTGTTCGACGAGCCCACGTCGGCGCTGGACCCCGAGATGATCAACGAGGTCCTCGAGGTCATGCAGCAGCTGGCGCGGGACGGCATGACGATGGTCGTCGTCACGCACGAGATGGGCTTCGCGCGCAGCGCCGCCAACCGCGTCGTCTTCATGGCCGACGGCAAGATCGTCGAAGAGGCCACGCCGGAGGAGTTCTTCAGCAACCCGCGCAGCGACCGGGCCAAGGACTTCCTCTCGAAGATCCTGCACCACTGA
- a CDS encoding glutamate ABC transporter substrate-binding protein — MKLRKASAAAAAAVALALTVTACGSGKKDDAAGGGSAGGGDKITIGIKVDQPGIGLKTPDGKFVGFDVDVAKYVAKELGYEEGDIVFKETKSADRETAIERGDVKFIVASYSINDKRLAKVDFAGPYLLAHQDILVRADDDSIKSPADLNNKKLCSVTGSTSAQNVKDKLAPKAQLQEYGGYSECLTGLENKVIDALTTDDSILAGYAAQDAFKGKFKLAGFKMSNENYGIGLKKGDTELKDKINKALEKMVQDKSWDKAVAAHFGPAGYQNEPAPKIGNIVK; from the coding sequence ATGAAGCTCCGTAAGGCCTCCGCCGCCGCGGCCGCCGCAGTCGCGCTCGCTCTCACCGTCACCGCCTGTGGCTCCGGCAAGAAGGACGACGCGGCCGGCGGCGGTTCCGCGGGCGGCGGCGACAAGATCACGATCGGTATCAAGGTCGACCAGCCGGGCATCGGCCTGAAGACCCCCGACGGCAAGTTCGTGGGCTTCGACGTCGACGTGGCCAAGTACGTGGCCAAGGAGCTCGGTTACGAAGAGGGCGACATCGTCTTCAAGGAGACCAAGAGCGCCGACCGCGAGACCGCGATCGAGCGCGGCGACGTCAAGTTCATCGTCGCCTCCTACTCGATCAACGACAAGCGCCTGGCCAAGGTGGACTTCGCCGGCCCGTACCTGCTGGCCCACCAGGACATCCTGGTCCGCGCCGACGACGACTCCATCAAGTCCCCGGCGGACCTGAACAACAAGAAGCTCTGCTCGGTCACCGGCTCGACCTCGGCGCAGAACGTCAAGGACAAGCTGGCCCCGAAGGCGCAGCTGCAGGAGTACGGCGGCTACTCCGAGTGCCTCACCGGCCTGGAGAACAAGGTCATCGACGCGCTGACCACCGACGACTCCATCCTCGCCGGCTACGCCGCGCAGGACGCCTTCAAGGGCAAGTTCAAGCTCGCCGGCTTCAAGATGAGCAACGAGAACTACGGCATCGGCCTGAAGAAGGGCGACACCGAGCTCAAGGACAAGATCAACAAGGCACTGGAGAAGATGGTCCAGGACAAGTCCTGGGACAAGGCCGTGGCGGCCCACTTCGGCCCGGCCGGCTACCAGAACGAGCCCGCCCCGAAGATCGGCAACATCGTCAAGTAA
- a CDS encoding amino acid ABC transporter permease, which yields MFDFLDMDALLGAFWVTVKLTVYSAIGSLIWGTLLAGMRVSPVPLMRAVGTAYVNVVRNIPLTVVILFTSLGLFQTLGVTLAGGNFEVINFRLAVLGLIAYTAAFVCEALRSGINTVPVGQAEAARALGLSFTQVLTLIVLPQAFRSVVNPLANVLIALTKNTTVAAVIGVAEASLLMKEWIETYAALIPIVAVFAFGFICLTLPTGLVLGWVSRKVAVKR from the coding sequence GTGTTCGACTTTCTTGATATGGACGCCCTGCTGGGCGCCTTCTGGGTGACGGTGAAACTCACCGTCTACTCGGCCATAGGCTCCCTGATATGGGGAACGCTGCTGGCCGGCATGCGGGTCAGCCCGGTACCGCTGATGCGGGCCGTCGGCACCGCGTACGTGAACGTCGTGCGTAACATCCCGCTCACCGTCGTCATCCTCTTCACCTCACTGGGGCTCTTCCAGACGCTGGGCGTCACCCTGGCCGGCGGCAACTTCGAGGTGATCAACTTCCGGCTGGCGGTGCTCGGCCTGATCGCCTACACCGCGGCCTTCGTGTGCGAGGCGCTGCGGTCCGGCATCAACACCGTGCCCGTAGGCCAGGCGGAGGCGGCGCGCGCCCTGGGCCTGAGCTTCACCCAGGTGCTGACGCTCATCGTCCTTCCGCAGGCCTTCCGGTCGGTCGTCAACCCGCTGGCCAACGTGCTGATCGCACTGACCAAGAACACCACCGTCGCCGCGGTGATCGGTGTCGCGGAGGCATCGCTGCTGATGAAGGAGTGGATCGAGACGTACGCCGCCCTGATCCCGATCGTCGCGGTCTTCGCGTTCGGCTTCATCTGCCTCACGCTGCCGACCGGACTGGTACTCGGCTGGGTGAGCAGGAAGGTGGCGGTGAAGCGATGA
- a CDS encoding amino acid ABC transporter permease yields the protein MSSVLYDTPGTRAKRRNVGYTVLFLALLALAVWWVYDGLSSKGQLDWIKWEPFFTSSQPYATYLWPGLQNTLIAATLALVIALPLGAVFGIARLSDHRSVRAVAGTVVEFFRAIPVLILMLFANAAYADFTDISSDVRPLYAVVTGLVLYNASVLAEIVRAGIQSLPRGQTDAAKAIGMRKGQTMRHVLLPQSVTAMLPAIVSQMVVIVKDTALGGAMLSFNELLSSVRPMSANYGANTIACFTVVAVIFVTLNFALTTAAGWLERKLRRGKKSTGAVVHAGPGGGLETVGPADGISTQGDFKSGAGGGG from the coding sequence ATGAGTTCCGTCCTCTACGACACCCCGGGCACGCGTGCCAAGCGGCGCAACGTCGGCTACACCGTCCTGTTCCTGGCCCTGCTCGCGCTGGCCGTCTGGTGGGTCTACGACGGCCTGAGCTCCAAGGGCCAGCTCGACTGGATCAAGTGGGAGCCGTTCTTCACCAGCTCCCAGCCGTACGCCACCTACCTCTGGCCCGGACTGCAGAACACCCTGATCGCCGCGACCCTCGCGCTGGTCATCGCACTGCCGCTCGGTGCGGTCTTCGGCATCGCCCGGCTCTCCGACCACCGTTCGGTCCGCGCCGTCGCCGGCACGGTCGTGGAGTTCTTCCGCGCCATCCCCGTGCTGATCCTGATGCTGTTCGCCAACGCGGCCTACGCCGACTTCACCGACATCAGCAGCGATGTGCGCCCGCTGTACGCGGTGGTCACCGGCCTGGTGCTGTACAACGCCTCGGTCCTCGCGGAGATCGTCCGGGCCGGCATCCAGTCCCTGCCGCGAGGCCAGACGGACGCCGCCAAGGCGATCGGCATGCGCAAGGGGCAGACGATGCGGCACGTGCTGCTGCCGCAGTCGGTGACGGCCATGCTGCCGGCCATCGTCAGCCAGATGGTCGTCATCGTGAAGGACACCGCCCTGGGTGGCGCGATGCTCTCCTTCAACGAACTGCTGTCCTCCGTCCGGCCGATGAGCGCCAACTACGGCGCCAACACCATCGCCTGCTTCACCGTCGTCGCCGTCATCTTCGTCACGCTGAACTTCGCCCTCACCACCGCGGCGGGGTGGCTGGAGCGCAAGCTGCGGCGCGGCAAGAAGAGCACGGGCGCCGTCGTCCACGCCGGTCCCGGCGGCGGCCTGGAGACGGTGGGGCCCGCCGACGGTATCTCCACACAGGGCGACTTCAAATCGGGCGCCGGAGGCGGGGGCTGA
- a CDS encoding FAD-dependent monooxygenase, with translation MDPVIVVGAGPVGLALALALAAQGVPSVVLDEGEGKDEPRPARTVLLRADTAALAQRLGCATIRDEGARWAGWRSLRRKQELRRVEFHGEDLPAPVHIPQHALTRGLRAAVDAADLVRVATHSRLDALEQDGSGVTAHPRGPGSTWWRGSFLVGCDGARSTVRKLLGIRFPGRTAVERHAVAALRTELPWPDEGVLHRLPPWRAVGDEVTARPLPDGVWRLDWLLPARGELVTPDALVSRVRDTLAGWCEGPPQYDLLDTGVHTLHHRLARRWRVDRAFLAGDAAHLLGAVGTQGVDEGMRDADNLAWKLAQAWHHGASETLLDSYQAERRTAVAARLRAADQSLPILRGTGGLRTYLPGATRGHDTLLTDGHLGLGALGAPPAYPHSPLMPQHADAHTAVGTPAGAPVADVAVTTPDGTAARLRDRLGRARLLVVLIAPGTGVWDRRHWVTAGVMPRLASTVSELPARAELLVAESYPGASAHTVLLVRPDGHLAAAFGGVRPAELHAAADAVRGGAPATSESRAEHATARSD, from the coding sequence GTGGACCCGGTGATCGTCGTCGGCGCGGGTCCGGTCGGGCTCGCCCTCGCCCTCGCCCTCGCCGCTCAGGGCGTTCCTTCGGTGGTCCTCGACGAGGGCGAGGGCAAGGACGAGCCGCGCCCCGCGCGTACGGTCCTCCTGCGCGCGGACACCGCGGCGCTCGCCCAGCGGCTGGGCTGCGCCACGATCCGTGACGAGGGAGCCCGCTGGGCCGGCTGGCGTTCGCTGCGGCGCAAGCAGGAACTGCGCCGGGTGGAGTTCCACGGGGAGGATCTGCCGGCTCCCGTGCACATCCCCCAGCACGCCCTGACGCGGGGACTGCGGGCGGCCGTGGACGCGGCGGACCTGGTGCGGGTCGCCACGCACAGCCGTCTCGACGCGTTGGAACAGGACGGGAGCGGTGTCACCGCGCACCCGCGCGGACCCGGGTCGACCTGGTGGCGCGGGAGTTTCCTGGTCGGCTGCGACGGGGCCAGGTCGACGGTCAGAAAGCTCCTCGGGATCCGGTTCCCGGGCCGGACCGCCGTGGAACGCCACGCCGTCGCGGCCCTGCGCACCGAGCTGCCCTGGCCCGACGAAGGCGTGCTGCACCGGCTGCCGCCGTGGCGCGCGGTCGGGGACGAGGTGACCGCGCGACCGCTGCCCGACGGCGTCTGGCGGCTGGACTGGCTGCTGCCCGCGCGCGGCGAACTGGTGACGCCCGACGCGCTGGTGTCACGGGTCCGGGACACGCTGGCCGGCTGGTGCGAGGGACCGCCGCAGTACGACCTCCTCGACACCGGCGTCCACACCCTGCACCACCGGCTGGCCCGACGCTGGCGTGTGGACCGTGCCTTCCTCGCCGGGGACGCGGCCCATCTCCTCGGCGCGGTCGGCACCCAGGGCGTGGACGAGGGCATGCGCGACGCCGACAACCTGGCGTGGAAGCTCGCCCAGGCCTGGCACCACGGCGCCTCCGAAACCCTGCTCGACAGCTACCAGGCCGAACGGCGCACGGCGGTTGCCGCACGGCTGCGGGCCGCGGACCAGTCCCTGCCGATACTGCGCGGCACCGGTGGCCTGCGGACGTATCTGCCGGGCGCCACGCGGGGGCACGACACGCTCCTGACGGACGGGCATCTGGGGCTCGGCGCGCTGGGTGCGCCCCCCGCCTACCCGCACTCCCCCCTCATGCCCCAGCACGCCGACGCGCACACCGCAGTCGGAACACCGGCCGGTGCTCCGGTGGCGGACGTGGCCGTGACGACGCCCGACGGGACGGCCGCCCGGCTGCGGGACCGGCTGGGCCGGGCCCGGCTGCTGGTGGTCCTGATCGCCCCCGGCACGGGCGTGTGGGACCGGCGCCACTGGGTGACGGCCGGCGTCATGCCCCGGCTCGCCTCGACGGTGTCGGAGCTGCCCGCCCGGGCGGAGCTGCTCGTCGCCGAGTCCTATCCGGGTGCATCGGCGCACACGGTGCTGCTGGTCAGGCCGGACGGACATCTCGCCGCCGCCTTCGGGGGCGTGCGTCCGGCCGAGCTGCACGCCGCGGCCGACGCGGTGCGTGGAGGTGCGCCCGCGACCTCGGAGTCCCGCGCCGAGCACGCGACCGCACGGTCGGACTGA
- a CDS encoding putative leader peptide: protein MRLWRRVHMDLLRYAGCVCRRSC, encoded by the coding sequence GTGCGCCTGTGGCGGAGGGTCCACATGGACCTGCTCCGCTATGCGGGCTGCGTGTGTCGACGGTCTTGCTGA
- a CDS encoding cysteine dioxygenase, producing the protein MTRSAPVHTKAAAPTAAELLAFVRRAAADTDMIASLPLDPEGRTWVRLEGPGGSEAWLIGWPPGTGTGWHDHAESVGAFATASGELTENSLAVRLPASGWKTLELAEDVDRGRHLGPGEGRAFGRHHVHEVLNESTTEHAISVHAYHPPLPLLRRFGRSGAVLRLEQVERPEDWQ; encoded by the coding sequence GTGACCCGGTCTGCTCCCGTGCACACCAAGGCCGCCGCACCCACCGCGGCCGAACTCCTCGCGTTTGTGCGGCGTGCCGCCGCCGACACCGACATGATCGCCTCGCTGCCCCTGGACCCCGAGGGCCGCACCTGGGTGCGGCTGGAAGGGCCGGGCGGCAGTGAGGCGTGGTTGATCGGCTGGCCTCCCGGCACCGGCACCGGCTGGCACGACCATGCGGAATCGGTCGGCGCCTTCGCCACCGCGTCGGGCGAGCTGACGGAGAACTCCCTCGCGGTCCGGCTCCCCGCGAGCGGCTGGAAGACCCTGGAGCTGGCGGAGGACGTGGACCGCGGACGGCACCTCGGCCCCGGCGAGGGGCGGGCGTTCGGCAGGCACCATGTCCACGAGGTGCTCAACGAGTCCACCACCGAGCACGCGATCTCGGTCCACGCGTACCACCCGCCGCTGCCGCTGCTGCGGCGGTTCGGCAGGAGCGGCGCGGTACTCCGCCTCGAGCAGGTCGAACGTCCGGAGGACTGGCAGTGA
- a CDS encoding rhodanese-like domain-containing protein — translation MAVSERPTGIDELLERVREGLDRVEPPEAFEAAADGALLVDIRYAALRDRDGLIPGALVVERNELEWRLDPLGSHRAPEATGHDLRVVVVCNEGYASSLAAASLRQLGLHRATDMVGGFQAWRAQGLPVQVPETAE, via the coding sequence CTGGCAGTGAGCGAACGGCCGACAGGAATCGACGAGTTGCTCGAGCGGGTCCGGGAGGGCCTGGACCGGGTCGAACCCCCCGAGGCGTTCGAGGCGGCCGCGGACGGTGCGCTGCTGGTCGACATCCGCTACGCGGCGCTGCGCGACCGGGACGGGCTGATCCCCGGTGCGCTGGTCGTCGAACGCAATGAACTGGAGTGGCGGCTGGACCCGCTGGGCAGCCATCGTGCGCCGGAGGCCACCGGCCATGACCTGCGGGTCGTGGTCGTCTGCAACGAGGGGTACGCCTCATCGCTCGCGGCGGCCTCACTCCGGCAGCTCGGGCTGCACCGCGCGACCGATATGGTCGGGGGCTTCCAGGCGTGGCGTGCGCAAGGACTGCCGGTGCAGGTGCCGGAGACGGCGGAGTAG
- the recA gene encoding recombinase RecA, producing MAGTDREKALDAALAQIERQFGKGAVMRMGERSKEPIEVIPTGSTALDVALGVGGLPRGRVVEIYGPESSGKTTLTLHAVANAQKAGGQVAFVDAEHALDPEYAKKLGVDIDNLILSQPDNGEQALEIVDMLVRSGALDLIVIDSVAALVPRAEIEGEMGDSHVGLQARLMSQALRKITSALNQSKTTAIFINQLREKIGVMFGSPETTTGGRALKFYASVRIDIRRIETLKDGTEAVGNRTRCKVVKNKVAPPFKQAEFDILYGQGISREGGLIDMGVEHGFVRKAGAWYTYEGDQLGQGKENARNFLKDNPDLANEIEKKIKEKLGVGVSSTETPAGEPGADAASAAAPADAPAKSVPAPATKAAKATKTATAAKG from the coding sequence ATGGCAGGAACCGACCGCGAGAAGGCGCTCGACGCCGCGCTCGCGCAGATTGAACGACAGTTCGGCAAGGGCGCCGTGATGCGCATGGGCGAGCGGTCGAAGGAGCCCATCGAGGTCATCCCGACCGGCTCGACGGCGCTCGATGTCGCGCTGGGTGTCGGTGGCCTGCCGCGCGGCCGTGTGGTGGAGATCTACGGCCCGGAGTCCTCCGGCAAGACGACTCTGACCCTGCACGCCGTCGCCAACGCGCAGAAGGCGGGCGGCCAGGTCGCCTTCGTCGACGCCGAGCACGCCCTCGACCCCGAGTACGCGAAGAAGCTCGGCGTCGACATCGACAACCTGATCCTGTCCCAGCCGGACAACGGCGAGCAGGCGCTCGAGATCGTCGACATGCTGGTCCGCTCCGGCGCGCTCGACCTCATCGTCATCGACTCCGTCGCCGCGCTCGTGCCGCGCGCGGAGATCGAGGGAGAGATGGGCGACTCCCACGTGGGTCTCCAGGCGCGGCTGATGAGCCAGGCCCTGCGGAAGATCACGAGCGCGCTCAACCAGTCCAAGACCACGGCGATCTTCATCAACCAGCTCCGCGAGAAGATCGGCGTGATGTTCGGCTCGCCCGAGACCACGACCGGTGGCCGTGCGCTGAAGTTCTACGCCTCGGTGCGCATCGACATCCGCCGCATCGAGACCCTGAAGGACGGGACCGAGGCCGTCGGCAACCGCACCCGCTGCAAGGTCGTCAAGAACAAGGTCGCGCCGCCCTTCAAGCAGGCCGAGTTCGACATCCTCTACGGCCAGGGCATCAGCCGCGAGGGCGGACTGATCGACATGGGCGTGGAGCACGGCTTCGTCCGCAAGGCCGGCGCCTGGTACACGTACGAGGGCGACCAGCTCGGACAGGGCAAGGAGAACGCGCGGAACTTCCTGAAGGACAACCCCGATCTCGCCAACGAGATCGAGAAGAAGATCAAGGAGAAGTTGGGCGTCGGGGTGAGCAGCACCGAGACCCCGGCGGGCGAGCCCGGCGCGGACGCGGCGAGCGCCGCCGCCCCGGCCGACGCTCCCGCCAAGTCGGTGCCCGCCCCCGCCACCAAGGCGGCGAAGGCCACCAAGACGGCCACGGCGGCCAAGGGCTGA